The stretch of DNA CGCTCCGGGTCCCTGGATCGGTCATAGTAGTTGTCCGGGTCGGAGTTGCAGGCATTCGGGTCCACGGTGTCCTCCCAGCTGATCCACACATCGGTCATGCCGATCTCCTCGCCATTGAAGGTGACCGCGTGGCCGGGCAGTGTCTGCAGCAGGATGTTGATGAGGTCGGTGCGCTGGATTCCAAATCGGGAGGCAATTCGCTTGTTGTCGTGGTTGCCCAGCACCCAATTGGCGTACACGCCCGCGGGCATGGCGTCCATCCACTTCTTGATGTGATCAACATAGTCACCGGCCTTCGAGGCGTTGTTGATGCTCGTGAGGAAGTCGAAGTTGAAGGGAATGTGGGAGCCGTTCCTCACCCCGTTGCCGTAGTACTTCATGATGTTGTCGAAACTGGTGTAGGCCTCCGTCATCAGCAGTCTCTTGTCGCCGCCGTTCTCCACATGGAACTCGTCCACCAACTCGCGCCACTGGTAAACCATGTCAATGGTTTCGGGCTGATCCTGCGTGTAAATGTGCTGCGTGTAGCAGTGGTCATCCGGATCGGGGCAGTTTACGGAGTCGTTGGTCAGCGGCTCATCCGGATACTGGTTGTACCGATCGAGATCCACCTCGAACAGGTAGGGCACCGCATCGATGCGGAAGCCGGAAACGCCCTTGGCCAGCCAGAAGCGGATCACGTTCTTCATCTCGTTGACCACCGCCGGATTGCGGTAGTTGAGATCGGCCTGCTGGATGGCGAACTGGTGGAGGTAGTACTGCTGGCGCACCTCGTTCCACTCCCAGGCGCTGTAGCGGAACTCGGAGTTCCAGTTGCTCGGCGCCTCCCGCTCCCCGGTCTCGTTGTTCACCTTGCCGTCGTGCCAGATGTAGAAGTCCTTGTAGGTGGGATCGCTGTCCACCGACTTGGTGAACCACTCGTTGTCCGTGCTCGAGTGGTTGGGCACAAAGTCCAGGATGATCTTGATGCCCACCTCCTTGGCCTTGGCGATCATGCGCTCGAAGTCCTCCATGGTTCCGTACTCTGGCTGGATGGTGTAGAAGTCCGAGATGTCGTAGCCGAAGTCCACCATCGGCGACTTGAAGATGGGCGACAGCCAGGTGGCCGTGAAGCCGATGTCCTTCAGGTACTGCAGCTTCTCGGTGACGCCGTTCAGGTCGCCGATGCCATCGCCATCGGAGTCGTGGAAGGAGCGCGGGTAGATCTGGTAGTAGTTGCCACTCTCCCACCACTCGGTGGCTCCCACGAGGCCAACGATGGCCAGCAATAGACACGCAGCTGATTGCGGGCGCATTTTGTTCGATTTTGTTCGGTCTGGGGAGGTGACAGCCGCCTTTTATACCGCTCGATAAGGCGGCTCCTATCGAGATCTGGCCCACTTGGAGTGGCCATTTGAATTGCTGTGCAAACAGCTCACATGAGTTCTCAGGGTGCTCGAGTCTGCGAACCGAAACTGTCATTGTTTTCGTACTCCCAGCGAAGCTTTACGTAAAGCGATTAGCCCTCTCCCGAACACCTTTGATTGCTGGAAAAGTACCGATTTTCAAGCCAAGTATCTTCCTGGGTTTTGTTATGGTAGGGCATTGAAGTGGCCATTAGTCAGCTGATACGAAAACGGACCAAATCCTCCTCCTTCAACtgcaggcaaacaaacaacagtAAGCTGGAAAACTATGATTAATAAATACTTAACAGAGTTGTGGAAATATTTCTCTGATAACCTTGTGGAAGGTTTGTGGGGCATTTTAAAAGCGACAAAACATAGTCATTTGTTGCAATATTGTCTAAATTATTGTTATCAGGGTTAGTCAAGTCTTACTTGATAAGTTGAGTTACccagagcagcagcaaaaaacaTTAGGGAAGCACTTGTTTATTGGAATAGACCACCGGAAAATCAAATGATAATTAGTTTTGATTGTTAGTTAGTTTTAATTTGAGTCGTTTTTTTAGGCCCCGTAGCTATAGATCAATTCAAGTTTGCCTgtaaattttataacattatatatatttttgtattttaaatattttattttaaagtttaaataggTTTGTTTTgatcattttgttttaatggATAATTTATCCCCTATACCaatctaaattatttgtataatttaagTTTCGAGTATCAATCactcttttcattttcccattttacaTATAGGGTGTTcgattgcgttgcaaactttgtaaagtgtaaaagtgtatatcaattccaacaacaatttctatacaaaatagttttaaaggcctacttttgaaaatttttttgtatagaaattgttgttggaactgccttacacttttacactttacaacgtttgcaacgcaattgaacaccctaaatatatttcagtTATACGTTTTTTCTCGCAGTCCCGatcaattgattttaaatggaaGCCTGAAAAGTCTATCCAACCATATATTTATCAACTACAACGATTTGAAATAACTAATCGCAGCACGGCGTTTGGGCTCGCTTGTTGATTTATCACCTCCTGGGATGATGCCGGATGTGGGAAAGAAAAAGAAGTGTAAGCACACGTGCAAATCCAAATGGCAAGAgcgcattttaattgaattaaaaccgCTTCGAGTGGATTGCCCCGGGTGGCTTAATGAGTAAGTGTACTTGTACAAACATGCCATGAAAATACAAGAATATTCCCTCCGGTTCCGGTTGGAAAGGATTCAAGGATGCAATATGTAGTACATACAAATTAGGTTTACGCCAGTAgtgtattttgttaaaaaacatattggaTATTTGGCTGTTTGAATAATTATGTTCCGTTCATATCTTATTTGAAACTAAAATATGTTATTATGTGAGTTTTACATAATCTTGAATTAAGCAATTTTAGACCCCATCCCCATTAAAAGGAATCCTTTATACGCCACTGGTTCACA from Drosophila takahashii strain IR98-3 E-12201 chromosome 2R, DtakHiC1v2, whole genome shotgun sequence encodes:
- the Mal-A1 gene encoding maltase A1; the encoded protein is MRPQSAACLLLAIVGLVGATEWWESGNYYQIYPRSFHDSDGDGIGDLNGVTEKLQYLKDIGFTATWLSPIFKSPMVDFGYDISDFYTIQPEYGTMEDFERMIAKAKEVGIKIILDFVPNHSSTDNEWFTKSVDSDPTYKDFYIWHDGKVNNETGEREAPSNWNSEFRYSAWEWNEVRQQYYLHQFAIQQADLNYRNPAVVNEMKNVIRFWLAKGVSGFRIDAVPYLFEVDLDRYNQYPDEPLTNDSVNCPDPDDHCYTQHIYTQDQPETIDMVYQWRELVDEFHVENGGDKRLLMTEAYTSFDNIMKYYGNGVRNGSHIPFNFDFLTSINNASKAGDYVDHIKKWMDAMPAGVYANWVLGNHDNKRIASRFGIQRTDLINILLQTLPGHAVTFNGEEIGMTDVWISWEDTVDPNACNSDPDNYYDRSRDPERSPYQWDASSKAGFTSADHTWLPVADDYKTNNALQQLRAPRSHLQIFKKLVRVRKEPSFRQGELNIQAIDDDVIIYSRQKTDSDLYVIVLNLNGTSKTLDLTKYYALGTQAEVITTSLNSQYVDGDVIKPSEFVASPYVGTVLVAV